One segment of Triticum aestivum cultivar Chinese Spring chromosome 2A, IWGSC CS RefSeq v2.1, whole genome shotgun sequence DNA contains the following:
- the LOC123185993 gene encoding cytochrome P450 716B1-like: MDYLAIVVALVVVTASSIAIHLLARAKKARPGNLPPGSLGLPVIGQSLGLLRAMRGDGGSRWIQDRIDRYGPVSKLSLFGRPTVLLAGPAANKFLFFSGAFSTRQPRSVQRILGEKSILDLHGADHRRIRGALLEFLRPDMLKAYVGRIDGEVRRHLQENWAGRATVTVLPLMKRLTFDIISALLFGLERGAVRDALAADFVRMVEGIWAVPVNLPFTAFSRSLKASGRARRVLQEITREKKKASQVEVEHGNGKASRNSDLITCLLSLRDGHGERLLTDEEIVDNAMVALIAGHDTSSILMTFMVRHLASDDATLAAMVQEHEEIAKNKGDGEALTWEDLAKMKLTWRVAQETLRVVPPIFGNFRRALEDTEFDGYLIPKGWQVFWTANVTHMDASIFHEPAKFDPSRFETENQRASAAPPFSFVAFGGGPRICPGIEFSRIETLVTMHHLVRQFRWKLCCKEDTFVRDPMPSPLLGLPVQIEHRASP, translated from the exons ATGGATTATTTGGCCATAGTCGTGGCACTCGTTGTTGTCACCGCCTCGTCCATTGCCATCCACCTCCTCGCCAGAGCCAAGAAAGCACGGCCGGGCAACCTTCCCCCGGGCTCCCTCGGCCTGCCGGTTATCGGCCAGAGCCTCGGCCTCCTtcgggccatgcgcggcgacggcGGCAGCCGCTGGATCCAGGACCGGATCGACAGGTACGGGCCCGTGTCCAAGCTGTCACTGTTCGGCAGGCCGACGGTGCTCCTGGCCGGGCCGGCGGCCAACAAGTTCCTGTTCTTCAGCGGCGCTTTCTCCACCCGGCAGCCCCGGTCCGTGCAGCGGATACTCGGGGAGAAGAGCATCCTCGACCTCCACGGCGCCGACCACCGGCGCATCCGCGGCGCCCTGCTCGAGTTCCTCAGGCCGGACATGCTCAAGGCGTACGTGGGCAGGatcgacggcgaggtgcggcgccACCTCCAGGAGAACTGGGCCGGCCGCGCCACCGTCACGGTGCTGCCGCTCATGAAGCGGCTCACGTTCGACATCATCTCAGCGCTGCTCTTCGGTCTCGAGAGGGGCGCCGTGCGGGACGCCCTGGCCGCCGACTTCGTGCGCATGGTCGAGGGCATATGGGCCGTCCCGGTGAACCTGCCGTTCACGGCCTTCAGCCGGAGCCTCAAGGCTAGCGGCAGAGCCCGCCGGGTGCTCCAGGAGATCACCCGGGAGAAGAAGAAGGCCAGCCAGGTGGAGGTGGAGCACGGCAACGGCAAGGCGTCGCGGAACAGCGACCTCATCACCTGCCTGCTCAGCCTGAGGGACGGCCATGGCGAGCGGCTGCTGACCGACGAGGAGATCGTCGACAACGCCATGGTCGCCCTCATCGCCGGCCACGACACGTCGTCCATCCTTATGACGTTCATGGTCCGCCACCTTGCCAGCGACGATGCCACCCTCGCCGCCATGGTTCAAG AGCATGAGGAGATCGCCAAGAACAAAGGTGACGGCGAGGCTCTCACCTGGGAAGATCTGGCGAAGATGAAGCTCACATGGCGGGTCGCGCAGGAGACGCTCCGCGTCGTCCCTCCGATCTTCGGCAACTTCAGAAGAGCACTCGAGGACACCGAGTTCGATGGCTACCTCATCCCAAAAGGATGGCAG GTGTTCTGGACGGCAAACGTGACGCACATGGACGCGAGCATCTTCCACGAGCCGGCCAAGTTCGACCCGTCCCGGTTTGAGACCGAGAACCAAAGGGCGTCGGCGGCGCCGCCGTTCTCCTTCGTCGCCTTCGGGGGCGGCCCGAGGATCTGCCCAGGGATAGAGTTTTCCAGGATCGAGACGCTGGTGACGATGCACCACCTTGTGAGGCAGTTCAGATGGAAGCTCTGCTGCAAGGAGGACACCTTCGTGAGGGACCCCATGCCGTCGCCGCTGCTCGGCCTGCCCGTCCAAATCGAGCACAGGGCCTCTCCTTGA
- the LOC123185991 gene encoding cytochrome P450 716B1-like, producing the protein MDYLAIVVALVVVTASSIAIHLLARAKKARPGNLPPGSLGLPVIGQSLGLLRAMRGDGGSRWIQDRIDRYGPVSKLSLFGRPTVLLAGPAANKFLFFSGAFSTRQPRSVQRILGEKSILDLHGADHRRIRGALLEFLRPDMLKAYVGRIDGEVRRHLQENWAGRATVTVLPLMKRLTFDIISALLFGLERGAVRDALAADFVRMVEGIWAVPVNLPFTAFSRSLKASGRARRVLQEITREKKKASQVEVEHGNGKASRNSDLITCLLSLRDGHGERLLTDEEIVDNAMVALIAGHDTSSILMTFMVRHLASDDATLAAMVQEHEEIAKNKGDGEALTWEDLAKMKLTWRVAQETLRVVPPIFGNFRRALEDTEFDGYLIPKGWQVFWTANVTHMDASIFHEPAKFDPSRFETENQRASAAPPFSFVAFGGGPRICPGIEFSRIETLVTMHHLVRQFRWKLCCKEDTFVRDPMPSPLLGLPVQIEHRASP; encoded by the exons CCGGGCAACCTTCCCCCGGGCTCCCTCGGCCTGCCGGTTATCGGCCAGAGCCTCGGCCTCCTtcgggccatgcgcggcgacggcGGCAGCCGCTGGATCCAGGACCGGATCGACAGGTACGGGCCCGTGTCCAAGCTGTCACTGTTCGGCAGGCCGACGGTGCTCCTGGCCGGGCCGGCGGCCAACAAGTTCCTGTTCTTCAGCGGCGCTTTCTCCACCCGGCAGCCCCGGTCCGTGCAGCGGATACTCGGGGAGAAGAGCATCCTCGACCTCCACGGCGCCGACCACCGGCGCATCCGCGGCGCCCTGCTCGAGTTCCTCAGGCCGGACATGCTCAAGGCGTACGTGGGCAGGatcgacggcgaggtgcggcgccACCTCCAGGAGAACTGGGCCGGCCGCGCCACCGTCACGGTGCTGCCGCTCATGAAGCGGCTCACGTTCGACATCATCTCAGCGCTGCTCTTCGGTCTCGAGAGGGGCGCCGTGCGGGACGCCCTGGCCGCCGACTTCGTGCGCATGGTCGAGGGCATATGGGCCGTCCCGGTGAACCTGCCGTTCACGGCCTTCAGCCGGAGCCTCAAGGCTAGCGGCAGAGCCCGCCGGGTGCTCCAGGAGATCACCCGGGAGAAGAAGAAGGCCAGCCAGGTGGAGGTGGAGCACGGCAACGGCAAGGCGTCGCGGAACAGCGACCTCATCACCTGCCTGCTCAGCCTGAGGGACGGCCATGGCGAGCGGCTGCTGACCGACGAGGAGATCGTCGACAACGCCATGGTCGCCCTCATCGCCGGCCACGACACGTCGTCCATCCTTATGACGTTCATGGTCCGCCACCTTGCCAGCGACGATGCCACCCTCGCCGCCATGGTTCAAG AGCATGAGGAGATCGCCAAGAACAAAGGTGACGGCGAGGCTCTCACCTGGGAAGATCTGGCGAAGATGAAGCTCACATGGCGGGTCGCGCAGGAGACGCTCCGCGTCGTCCCTCCGATCTTCGGCAACTTCAGAAGAGCACTCGAGGACACCGAGTTCGACGGCTACCTCATCCCAAAAGGATGGCAG GTGTTCTGGACGGCAAACGTGACGCACATGGACGCGAGCATCTTCCACGAGCCGGCCAAGTTCGACCCGTCCCGGTTTGAGACCGAGAACCAAAGGGCGTCGGCGGCGCCGCCGTTCTCCTTCGTCGCCTTCGGGGGCGGCCCGAGGATCTGCCCAGGGATAGAGTTTTCCAGGATCGAGACGCTGGTGACGATGCACCACCTTGTGAGGCAGTTCAGATGGAAGCTCTGCTGCAAGGAGGACACCTTCGTGAGGGACCCCATGCCGTCGCCGCTGCTCGGCCTGCCCGTCCAAATCGAGCACAGGGCCTCTCCTTGA
- the LOC123185992 gene encoding uncharacterized protein gives MATFTGAPLPPAGAGKEKPLARPAPATAPADLANPGKKTRRRVPMTDEDRWRIDRLKELHASGTEELHELMDIHKELRDYHDELLFRRRCLAARLVSRVAFQRRDAAAYVKHHLGLGLKVGDKLPEELKQARPPISMALFLWHEMGRALYIGMDNFMDEYSNTEEYRRGMLALVPGAVPDENGAPPDSVCLVWMSACLILRTKCC, from the exons ATGGCCACCTTCACCGGAGCACCGCTCCCGCCGGCCGGCGCCGGAAAGGAGAAGCCGCTCGCGCGccccgcaccggcaaccgctcccgCGGACCTCGCGAATCCAG GGAAGAAGACGCGCCGCCGGGTGCCGATGACGGACGAGGATCGGTGGAGGATCGACCGCCTGAAGGAGCTGCACGCGTCAGGGACCGAGGAGCTGCACGAGCTGATGGACATACACAAGGAGCTGCGCGACTACCACGACGAGCTTCTGTTCCGGCGGAGGTGCCTGGCCGCGCGCCTGGTCAGCCGGGTCGCCTTCCAGCGCCGCGACGCCGCCGCCTACGTCAAGCACCACCTTGGCCTTGGCCTGAAGGTGGGGGATAAGCTGCCGGAGGAGCTCAAGCAGGCCAGGCCGCCAATCTCAATGGCCCTTTTCTTGTGGCATGAGATGGGCAGGGCCTTGTACATAGGCATGGATAACTTCATGGATGAGTACAGCAACACCGAAGAGTACcggagagggatgctggcgttggTGCCCGGGGCTGTCCCTGATGAGAACGGAGCCCCGCCGGATTCTGTTTGCTTGGTGTGGATGAGTGCTTGTTTAATCCTGAGAACGAAATGTTGCTAA